One Myxococcus xanthus DNA segment encodes these proteins:
- a CDS encoding M15 family metallopeptidase, with protein MTHANFERVDLDLVYPSFVVVALEVIARCAARGVRYVATHGFRDLTEQAELRRLYLAGKGGKAAPAGLSAHNYGLAFDFVCDASPQPGVQPDWCESAYLVLGEESAKAGLVWGGRFGDSPHVQWPGYVSALQLTPLRTLVQQSSLAGVWARLNAERLSPKWRAANPKLAAELERLGF; from the coding sequence ATGACCCATGCGAACTTCGAGCGGGTCGACCTTGACCTCGTCTATCCGTCGTTCGTCGTGGTGGCCCTGGAGGTCATCGCGCGCTGTGCGGCCCGGGGCGTTCGCTACGTCGCGACGCATGGCTTCCGTGACCTGACGGAACAGGCCGAGCTGCGTCGGTTGTACTTGGCGGGGAAGGGCGGCAAGGCGGCGCCCGCTGGCTTGTCCGCGCACAACTACGGCCTCGCCTTCGACTTTGTCTGTGACGCGAGCCCGCAACCTGGCGTTCAGCCGGATTGGTGCGAGTCGGCTTACCTCGTGCTGGGGGAGGAATCGGCGAAGGCGGGGCTCGTCTGGGGCGGCAGGTTCGGCGACTCCCCCCATGTGCAGTGGCCGGGCTACGTGAGCGCGCTTCAGCTCACGCCGCTTCGCACCCTGGTCCAACAGAGTTCCCTCGCCGGCGTGTGGGCTCGCCTCAATGCCGAGCGCCTGTCGCCGAAGTGGCGTGCAGCAAACCCGAAGCTCGCGGCCGAACTGGAGCGGCTGGGCTTCTAA
- a CDS encoding AHH domain-containing protein, producing MRALGIAALLLLASGCASTRVVHLNTGLGEPIAFTPVESDPVEIGKDEFKRAVAQLVLDLRLDVAFREVEEDGRRSLLASSEGLVDGAQGRSVPSAYERICQRQDEPHSCLSMLSGGFSLGPSERRMLALYFALDTVWSGVEDAIRDMVNPAALRAMVTSMIGVALVMLVAPEPITKVIAIALTASLIAYLGTGPVWNLGQGFLRLLDESRDAAGFADLERAGHRFGKVLGDNGARVLVIVALSALGGKSAMASQGPKMPGFAQAASRAQLEGGFQLSGALAGEVQAISLSSAGVLNVTLAPTAVAAVAMGAGEGTGVAVGAVRGIQGDPEGEIHHICTNKNDKSDRTGGPWTPRFREIFDKAGMSLNDPANLIRIKGHQGSHPREYHEIVHGRLLEVVQGCRGVAMCRRALERELAAIARELVRDGSKLRGLLRKGSGE from the coding sequence ATGAGAGCTTTAGGAATTGCTGCACTATTGCTGCTTGCGAGCGGGTGCGCGTCGACTCGTGTCGTGCATCTGAACACTGGGCTCGGAGAGCCAATCGCCTTCACTCCAGTTGAGTCCGACCCTGTCGAGATAGGCAAAGACGAGTTCAAGCGTGCTGTCGCGCAGCTCGTGCTCGACTTGAGGCTCGACGTCGCCTTCAGGGAGGTTGAAGAGGACGGTCGCCGCTCGTTGCTCGCATCATCTGAGGGGCTCGTTGACGGCGCGCAAGGCAGGTCGGTCCCTTCGGCATACGAGCGCATTTGCCAGCGGCAGGACGAGCCCCATAGCTGTCTGAGCATGCTTTCCGGTGGGTTTTCGCTGGGGCCCTCAGAGCGGCGGATGCTCGCGCTCTACTTCGCGCTCGATACGGTGTGGTCCGGCGTCGAGGACGCGATTCGCGACATGGTGAACCCCGCCGCCCTGCGAGCGATGGTGACAAGCATGATTGGGGTGGCGCTCGTGATGTTGGTCGCGCCTGAGCCGATTACGAAGGTCATCGCGATTGCCCTGACGGCATCGCTGATTGCCTACCTTGGGACGGGGCCGGTGTGGAATCTCGGGCAGGGGTTTCTGCGCTTGCTCGACGAGTCCCGGGACGCAGCGGGTTTTGCGGACTTGGAGAGGGCCGGGCATCGCTTTGGGAAGGTGCTGGGGGACAACGGGGCCCGCGTCCTGGTGATCGTCGCGCTGTCCGCGCTGGGGGGGAAGAGTGCGATGGCGTCACAGGGACCGAAGATGCCGGGCTTCGCTCAGGCGGCTTCCCGAGCCCAACTGGAGGGCGGATTCCAGCTATCGGGCGCACTGGCCGGAGAGGTTCAGGCAATCTCTCTTTCATCGGCTGGGGTGCTGAACGTGACGCTCGCACCGACAGCAGTCGCCGCAGTCGCGATGGGCGCAGGTGAGGGCACTGGGGTTGCGGTGGGCGCTGTTAGGGGGATTCAGGGTGATCCCGAGGGCGAGATTCACCATATCTGCACTAACAAAAATGACAAATCTGACAGGACAGGTGGTCCGTGGACGCCACGCTTCAGGGAGATTTTCGACAAGGCGGGCATGAGTCTGAACGATCCAGCGAACCTAATTCGTATCAAGGGACATCAAGGCTCCCACCCTCGTGAGTACCATGAGATCGTGCATGGACGTCTCCTGGAGGTCGTGCAGGGGTGCCGAGGAGTGGCGATGTGCCGGAGGGCCTTGGAAAGAGAGCTTGCGGCTATCGCACGAGAGCTTGTAAGAGACGGGTCGAAGTTGCGCGGTCTCTTGAGGAAAGGTTCAGGAGAATAG
- a CDS encoding imm11 family protein — protein MKRRFFNLKMDVYVKGRWYLADPTEPDGREIEDFWRFRQGKPVEVGRRLRVPISRPGESLDIEFAGAGATPILSERAASVFRRLAPGDIQLFPVDVEGDSRPYFLLNVARQICCIDEAASEEVQVRTAEEFEDRVGEYRSVIGLRIDKSKVGDARVFRTWGWSLPIIVDEEIKDALEANGIFGGKFDEV, from the coding sequence ATGAAACGGCGCTTTTTTAATCTCAAGATGGATGTCTATGTAAAGGGACGTTGGTATCTGGCGGACCCAACCGAGCCGGACGGTCGTGAGATAGAGGATTTCTGGCGGTTCAGGCAGGGGAAGCCTGTCGAGGTAGGCAGGAGACTTCGGGTTCCGATCTCTCGGCCTGGAGAGTCGCTTGATATCGAGTTCGCAGGGGCGGGTGCGACCCCCATTCTAAGTGAACGTGCGGCATCTGTGTTTAGGCGCTTGGCGCCTGGAGATATTCAGCTCTTCCCCGTGGATGTGGAGGGCGATTCGAGGCCCTATTTTCTGCTTAATGTCGCACGTCAGATTTGCTGCATTGACGAGGCGGCGTCCGAAGAGGTTCAGGTCCGTACTGCGGAGGAGTTTGAGGACCGCGTTGGCGAATACCGGTCTGTGATCGGTTTGAGGATTGATAAGTCAAAAGTTGGGGATGCGCGAGTGTTTCGCACCTGGGGGTGGAGCCTGCCCATCATCGTCGACGAGGAGATCAAAGATGCCCTCGAAGCGAACGGTATCTTTGGCGGCAAGTTCGACGAGGTCTGA
- a CDS encoding imm11 family protein has protein sequence MLNVARTVRCIDDAACEEVQLFTEEDGEPERLGEYRSVSGLRIDKAKVRDARVFRLWGYHIPIIVDEEIKAALEANGIVGGKFEEV, from the coding sequence CTGCTGAACGTAGCTCGCACCGTTCGCTGTATCGACGACGCGGCATGTGAAGAGGTTCAGCTCTTCACGGAAGAGGACGGAGAGCCGGAACGACTTGGCGAATACCGTTCCGTTTCGGGGCTGCGGATCGATAAGGCGAAGGTCCGCGACGCCCGCGTCTTCCGGCTCTGGGGCTATCACATCCCCATCATCGTCGACGAAGAGATCAAGGCTGCTCTCGAAGCGAACGGCATTGTCGGGGGCAAGTTCGAAGAGGTCTGA